A single region of the Raphanus sativus cultivar WK10039 chromosome 1, ASM80110v3, whole genome shotgun sequence genome encodes:
- the LOC108849083 gene encoding lon protease homolog 4, chloroplastic/mitochondrial-like — MLKPYTPHHMTLPIRVGSSPANRNLLLLEAWSQQTRWNRSSHEFARRAFFPTLTNSKPTVSCSATVSAKPGLDDCLTVLALLPLPPEPLIPGFYMPLYVEDPKVLAALQESKSGETPYAGAFLSKDDKDPSPVIHQVGTLAQIISIQGEQVIIIGRGRIQITETVSNDHPLTVKTHHLKDKPYDKDDEVIKATYFEVISMLGDVLKTTPHWREQVQKYSQDNIGDSNYRKLAKFLLKKRSKLTDSRAGIFEAIDFNYSKLADFGAGISGANELKLQEVLEELDVHKRLDLTLELESTSETDEDEKEAETFRKRIEPIKEKIPKHVLKVIEEQFAKFDRIRRNYGSTDDIYDYLDLLTSLPWGKCSDENFDVLRAEKILDEDHYGLRDVKERILEFIAVGTLTGNPNGKIICLSGPPGVGKTSIARSVARALGRKFFRLAVGGLSDSSEIKGDRSVCIGSKPGKMVQCLKQVGTENPLVLLDEIDKLGKCSKYDPEGALLELLDPEQNSHFLDYFLDVTIDLSKVLFVCTANDTDKISGPLIDRMEVIKLAGYTTDEKMHIARDYLVKTVSEKCGIKPEKIDVSDAALLSLIENYCREAGVRNLQKQIEKIFRKIALKLVRQRAKTKKTRGVAEKFMIEETNLADYIGKPVFLGEKIYEQTPVGVVMGLAWTSMGGSTLYIETTFVEESEGKGGLHITGHLGNVMKESAEIAHTVARRIMFDKDPKNLFFPNSKLHLHVPQGATPKDGPSAGCAMITSLLSLAMKKPVRKDLAMTGEVTLTGRILPIGGLKEKTMAARRSQVKVIIFPEANRRDFEDLEESVKEGLNVHFVDVYEQIFELAFGYDQ; from the exons atgctGAAGCCCTACACTCCCCACCACATGACTCTGCCAATTAGGGTCGGGTCTAGCCCGGCTAATAGGAATTTACTCCTCCTCGAGGCATGGAGTCAGCAAACCCGCTGGAACCGGAGTTCCCATGAATTTGCTCGTCGAGCTTTCTTCCCGACACTAACCAATTCAAAGCCTACCGTGTCGTGTTCAGCGACTGTCTCTGCTAAACCTGGCCTCGACGATTGTCTAACG GTTTTAGCATTATTGCCATTGCCACCCGAACCTCTTATTCCTGGTTTTTACATGCCACTCTATGTAGAGGATCCTAAAGTACTTGCAGCTTTACAAGAGAGCAAAAGCGGAGAAACTCCATATGCAGGGGCTTTCCTTTCGAAGGATGACAAAGACCCTTCACCTGTGATTCACCAAGTTGGCACACTAGCTCAG ATTATAAGTATCCAAGGTGAGCAAGTTATCATTATTGGTCGCGGACGAATTCAAATAACAGAGACG GTGAGTAACGATCATCCTCTAACTGTCAAAACTCATCATCTAAAG GATAAGCCATATGACAAGGACGATGAGGTCATCAAGGCAACATACTTTGAGGTTATTTCTATGCTTGGGGACGTTTTAAAGACGACACCACACTGGAGGGAGCAAGTTCAGAAATATTCACAG GATAATATAGGTGACTCCAACTACCGAAAGTTGGCCaagtttttactaaaaaaaagaagtaagtTAACCGATTCTAGGGCTGGGATCTTTGAGGCTATCGACTTCAATTATTCAAAGTTAGCCGATTTTGGAGCCGGTATCTCTGGCGCTAACGAACTTAAACTTCAGGAGGTTCTTGAAGAATTGGAT GTTCATAAGCGTCTGGACTTGACTCTGGAATTG GAATCCACATCAGAAACTGATGAAGACGAGAAG GAGGCTG AAACGTTTAGGAAAAGGATTGAACCTATTAAAGAGAAAATTCCGAAACATGTATTAAAAGTCATAGAAGAACAGTTTGCGAAGTTTGATAGGATAAGGCGCAATTACGGTAGCACAGATGATATCTATGACTACCTTGATTTGTTGACCTCGTTGCCTTGGGGGAAATGCAG tgATGAGAATTTTGATGTCCTACGGGCAGAAAAGATTCTTGACGAGGATCATTACGGATTACGTGATGTAAAAGAAAGAATACTAGAGTTTATTGCTGTGGGAACACTTACAGGCAATCCAAACG GGAAGATCATTTGTCTCTCTGGCCCTCCTGGGGTAGGAAAAACTAGTATTGCTCGTTCTGTCGCACGTGCTCTTGGCCGCAAGTTCTTTCGGCTAGCTGTTGGAGGACTATCTGATAGTTCCGAGATTAAG GGTGACCGTTCAGTATGCATTGGTTCCAAGCCCGGAAAGATGGTGCAATGTCTAAAGCAAGTGGGAACAGAGAATCCTCTTGTTCTGCTCGATGAGATTGATAAG CTTGGAAAGTGTAGTAAATACGATCCAGAGGGTGCGTTGTTGGAGCTTCTAGATCCAGAGCAAAATTCACACTTTCTAGATTACTTTCTTGATGTTACTATCGACTTATCAAAG GTTTTGTTTGTATGCACAGCAAATGATACAGATAAGATTTCGGGTCCACTGATAGATAGAATGGAGGTTATAAAACTGGCAGGGTACACTACCGATGAGAAAATGCATATTGCTAGAGACTATCTGGTGAAAACTGTCAGTGAAAAATGTGGTATTAAGCCTGAAAAGATTGATGTGAGCGACGCGGCTCTTCTTTCCTTGATAGAGAACTACTGCAGAGAAGCAGGAGTTCGAAATCTCCAGAAGCAGATTGAGAAAATTTTTCGTAAG ATTGCTCTTAAACTTGTGCGCCAACGAGCAAAGACCAAGAAAACCAGAGGGGTAGCTGAAAAGTTTATGATTGAGGAAACAAACCTTGCAGATTATATAGGCAAACCGGTTTTCCTAGGAGAGAAGATCTATGAGCAGACACCAGTCGGGGTTGTAATGGGTCTAGCTTGGACATCCATGGGCGGTTCAACATTGTACATAGAGACAACCTTTGTTGAAGAAAGTGAAGGCAAAGGTGGTCTTCATATAACGGGCCACCTTGGTAATGTGATGAAAGAAAGCGCAGAGATAGCTCACACAGTTGCCAGAAGAATAATGTTTGATAAAGATCCCAAGAACCTCTTCTTTCCGAACTCCAAGCTTCATTTACATGTTCCTCAAGGAGCCACACCAAAAGACGGTCCAAGCGCAGGCTGCGCAATGATCACTTCCTTGCTGTCACTTGCCATGAAGAAGCCTGTAAGAAAGGATCTTGCAATGACCGGAGAAGTCACTCTGACCGGTAGGATTCTTCCAATTGGCGGT CTTAAGGAGAAGACTATGGCTGCAAGGCGGAGTCAAGTGAAGGTGATAATATTCCCAGAGGCTAACCGGAGAGATTTTGAGGATCTTGAGGAAAGTGTTAAAGAAGGACTCAATGTTCATTTCGTTGATGTTTATGAACAGATCTTCGAGCTAGCCTTTGGCTATGACCAATAG
- the LOC108849093 gene encoding lon protease homolog 4, chloroplastic/mitochondrial-like, which translates to MLKLFTSHHVASRLRNRSSHKLARRAFLSTLTDSKPTDTVSAKPCLEDCQTVIALPLLRKPLIPGFYMPLYVKDPKILAALQESKSGQAPYAGAFLLKDDKDPSISSSYSSFETVNILDKLKGKELLNKIHQVGTLAQILSIQGEQVILIGRKRLQITEMVNEDPLTVKTHHIKDKPYDKKDKVIIKATYFEVISMLREVLETTSLWRDQVQTYTQANDFNYNKLADFGAGISGANKHKIQEVLEELDVHKRLDLIKKQVEINKIQVFHASIFPESAAKTVEDKKESTLKTVEDKKEESGSAKYVKKTRPSVSADKFRERVDIKLLMEEIPKHVVKVMEENFEKLDRGENSKSIYNYLDWLTALPWGKCSDDNFDVLRAEKILDEDHYGLRDVKERILEFIAVGTLTQNPEGKIICLSGPPGVGKTSIARSVARALGRKFFRLAVGGLSDSSEIKGDRRVYSEAMPGKMVQCLKEVGTENPLVLLDEIDKLGQSRKHDPEGALLELLDPQQNAHFLDYFLDVPIDLSKVLFVCTANDTDLISGPLLDRMEVIELAGYTADEKMHIARDYLVKTVQRKCGIKPEQVDVSDGALLFLIENYCREAGVRNLQKQIEKIFRKIALKLVRQQAAAKEAMADLKSSEAAAKGSIELTNEYLRLADVLKVFEYAVGGGPMSEESREVAENFMIDESNLADYVGKPVFRGERIYGQTPVGVVMGLAWTSMGGSTLYIETTFVEEGEGKGGLHITGHLGSVMKESAEIAHTVARRIMFDKDPENLFFANSKLHLHVPEGATPKDGPSAGCTMITSLLSLAMKKPVRNDLAMTGEVTLTGRILPIGGLKEKTMAARRSQVKVIIFPEANRRDFEDLEESVKEGLDVHFVDEYEQIFELAFGYDH; encoded by the exons ATGCTGAAGCTCTTCACATCCCATCACGTGGCTAGCCGGTTAAGGAACCGGAGTTCCCACAAATTGGCTCGTAGAGCTTTCTTATCGACACTAACCGATTCCAAGCCTACCGACACTGTCTCTGCTAAACCATGCCTGGAGGATTGTCAAACG GTTATAGCATTGCCGTTGCTCCGCAAGCCACTTATTCCCGGTTTTTACATGCCACTCTATGTCAAGGATCCTAAAATACTTGCAGCTTTACAAGAGAGCAAAAGCGGTCAAGCTCCATATGCAGGGGCTTTCCTTTTGAAGGATGATAAAGACCCTTCAATATCTTCATCTTATTCTAGCTTTGAAACAGTGAATATCCTAGATAAGTTGAAAGGCAAAGAGTTGCTTAACAAAATTCACCAAGTTGGCACACTTGCTCAG ATTTTAAGTATCCAAGGTGAGCAAGTCATCCTTATTGGTCGCAAACGACTTCAAATAACAGAGATG GTGAATGAAGATCCTCTAACTGTCAAAACTCATCATATAAAG GATAAGCCATATGACAAGAAAGATAAGGTCATCATCAAGGCAACATACTTTGAGGTTATTTCTATGCTTAGGGAAGTCTTAGAGACAACATCACTCTGGAGGGATCAAGTTCAGACATATACACAG GCTAATGACTTCAATTATAATAAGTTAGCTGATTTTGGAGCCGGGATCTCTGGCgctaacaaacataaaattcaGGAGGTTCTTGAAGAATTGGAT GTTCATAAGCGTCTGGACTTGATTAAAAAACAAGTGGAAATTAACAAAATTCAAGTGTTTCATGCCTCCATTTTCCCG GAATCCGCAGCAAAAACTGTTGAAGACAAGAAG GAATCCACACTTAAGACTGTTGAAGACAAAAAG GAGGAGTCTGGTTCTGCTAAATACGTCAAAAAAACTCGTCCTTCTG TTTCTGCAGACAAGTTTAGGGAAAGGGTTGACATAAAACTTTTAATGGAGGAAATTCCAAAACATGTAGTAAAAGTCAtggaagaaaattttgaaaaacttgatAGGGGAGAAAATTCCAAAAGTATCTATAACTACCTTGATTGGTTGACCGCGTTGCCTTGGGGGAAATGCAG TGATGATAATTTCGATGTCCTACGGGCAGAAAAGATTCTTGACGAGGATCACTACGGATTACGTGATGTAAAAGAAAGAATACTAGAGTTTATTGCTGTGGGAACACTTACACAGAATCCAGAGG GGAAGATCATTTGTCTTTCTGGCCCTCCTGGGGTAGGAAAAACTAGTATTGCTCGTTCTGTCGCACGTGCTCTTGGCCGCAAGTTCTTTCGGCTAGCTGTTGGAGGACTATCTGATAGTTCCGAGATCAAG GGGGACCGTAGAGTATACTCTGAGGCCATGCCCGGAAAGATGGTGCAATGTCTAAAGGAAGTGGGAACAGAGAATCCTCTTGTTTTACTCGATGAGATTGATAAG CTTGGACAGAGTCGTAAACACGATCCAGAGGGTGCGTTGTTGGAGCTTCTGGATCCACAACAAAATGCACATTTTCTAGATTACTTTCTTGATGTTCCTATCGACTTATCTAAG GTTTTGTTTGTATGCACAGCAAACGATACAGATCTGATTTCGGGTCCATTGCTAGATAGAATGGAGGTTATTGAACTGGCAGGGTACACTGCCGATGAGAAAATGCATATTGCAAGAGACTATTTGGTGAAAACTGTACAAAGAAAATGTGGCATTAAGCCTGAACAGGTTGATGTGAGCGACGGGGCTCTTCTTTTCTTGATAGAAAACTACTGCAGAGAAGCCGGAGTTAGAAATCTCCAGAAGcagattgaaaagatttttCGTAAG ATTGCTCTTAAACTTGTACGCCAACAAGCAGCCGCCAAAGAGGCTATGGCCGATTTAAAGTCCTCGGAAGCTGCTGCTAAAGGATCCATTGAGTTAACAAATGAATATTTACGATTAGCTGATGTTCTTAAAGTATTCGAATACGCAGTTGGTGGGGGTCCAATGAGCGAGGAGAGCAGAGAGGTAGCTGAAAATTTTATGATTGATGAATCAAATCTTGCAGATTATGTAGGCAAACCGGTTTTCCGAGGAGAGAGGATCTATGGGCAGACGCCAGTCGGGGTTGTAATGGGTCTAGCTTGGACATCCATGGGCGGATCAACGTTGTACATAGAGACAACCTTTGTAGAAGAAGGTGAAGGCAAAGGTGGTCTTCATATAACGGGTCACCTTGGGAGTGTGATGAAAGAAAGCGCAGAGATAGCTCATACAGTTGCCAGAAGAATAATGTTTGATAAAGATCCTGAGAACCTCTTCTTTGCAAACTCCAAGCTTCATTTACATGTTCCTGAAGGAGCCACACCAAAAGACGGTCCAAGCGCAGGCTGCACAATGATCACATCTTTGCTGTCACTTGCAATGAAGAAGCCTGTAAGAAATGATCTTGCAATGACCGGAGAAGTCACTCTCACCGGTAGGATTCTTCCAATTGGAGGC CTTAAGGAGAAGACTATGGCTGCAAGGCGGAGCCAAGTGAAGGTGATAATATTCCCAGAGGCTAACCGGAGAGATTTTGAGGATCTTGAGGAAAGTGTTAAAGAAGGGCTCGATGTTCATTTCGTCGACGAATATGAGCAGATCTTCGAGCTAGCCTTTGGCTATGACCATTAG